One genomic region from Labeo rohita strain BAU-BD-2019 chromosome 7, IGBB_LRoh.1.0, whole genome shotgun sequence encodes:
- the LOC127167850 gene encoding histone H4: MSGRGKGGKGLGKGGAKRHRKVLRDNIQGITKPAIRRLARRGGVKRISGLIYEETRGVLKVFLENVIRDAVTYTEHAKRKTVTAMDVVYALKRQGRTLYGFGG; this comes from the coding sequence ATGTCTGGAAGAGGAAAAGGCGGTAAAGGACTGGGTAAAGGAGGCGCTAAGCGTCACCGAAAGGTTCTTCGTGATAACATTCAGGGAATCACTAAACCAGCAATTCGTCGTCTTGCTCGCCGTGGCGGTGTCAAGCGTATTTCCGGGTTGATCTATGAGGAGACCCGCGGTGTGTTGAAGGTGTTTCTGGAGAACGTTATTCGTGATGCTGTGACTTACACTGAACACGCTAAAAGAAAGACCGTTACCGCCATGGATGTTGTATATGCTCTGAAACGACAGGGACGCACTCTGTATGGTTTCGGAGGTTAA